In the Trichoderma atroviride chromosome 4, complete sequence genome, CTTTGTATGTACAGCAGAGATAAGAAGCTCTTCATAGCACTACAAATTGCTGCATTTCCGGGCCACATTGCTTGCAAAAGTAGATGTCGCCCTTCTCTCCTCATTTGGTTCAAACGACTAGAGAGCTATTCGATTCTTAGTTATTGATTAcatttaagtaattattgACGATAAATGAACCATGGTGCCCATAATATTACTGATTGTCTTGAGCGACAGAATCATGAGGCAACGTTTAAAGCTATTCTGAGCAGAAATGAGCTTGTTACTTTCTCGCCAAGGTGCTGCATAGTTGTTTGGGGCTACAAGCTTCTGTTGTCATGTAGAGTCTTGCGTCCTGCTTAGTGATACAGTCGACGCTCAAATCGAATTTTTCTCTCAGTCTTCAATTCGAGATTCTTGTAAGAACGTGAAATACTGTTAATGGTAGACTAGCTTCATGTTGAATTGTCTGCTATCACCATCCTTTAAGATGACAAAGCAGGAGAGCGGTGACCAGCGTTCGGGGTTAACAGGCTGCTAAATCCAGGTCGTTGGACGCCATTCCTAAGAAGTAACTCTGTTGGCTCGCCTGAGCGATTTTATTGCATGCGCTTTGACCCGAACACGCACCAACCGTGGAATTCTAAGGCTTCGAAGAGGAGCCAGATAGAATGCGGCAGTGATAGTTTTATGTGTTGCGATGAAATGCGAAACTTAGCCCCGCTATTGGAGCACAACTCAGCCTCTTGTCTATCATGTATAACAAGTATTCTAAAGATGGCCAGTCGAGGCTAAAGTCAATACTAATTCCTTCATGAGGGAACCCTCATGTTATATGTATAACGCAACcacgaaaacaaaaaaggtTCTTCACTGATTTCTACTGCATTGACGGCTGCGAGTCCGAGTTTCGGCACTAGTTGCAAGGTTCGCTCTACAGTAGTCGTGATATTGCCGCGAGGGCCCAACGGCTGGATTTCTCGGAGTCTCCCGGGTGGCGCTGCTTCTGGTAGCGAATACGGTCTCAGAGCTCGTCAATACCGCGAAGTTGGTTGTCTTCCATTATAAGTAATGCCTAGGCTGCGCGTCGGCCTCGGTAGCGGCCGTGGGCCGAGTCGGGTCCTAGGGCCTCCGGCATGATAGCCATTATAAATAGGATGGTCAAGTCTGTTCCCCAGCGGATTCGAACCAACATTAGCTACTACATGCCCTCATTTAAAAGATTCAAGAAAGAACAAATCGTTCAACGGTCATTATGGAGCACGCTACAGCGATTCTTGCAAGACAAGCAGCAATCGATGCTTTGCTACGATACGTAGACGGTCTCGACCGTGCCGACGAAGCCCAACTCGAATCTGCCTTTACTGAAGATGCTACTCTCGACCTCTCTGCTTTGAGCTCGCTGGGAAAGACTTTCGGGGCAATTCATGGTCTCGATAGTATTTCTGCCGTATGCATGGCAGCAGTAGGCAAGGCTCTAGAAACAACACATTCGTTGACCAACATTCTGGTCAAGCTAAACGACGAAAACGACAACGCCATTGTTACCTGTTACTGCGAAGCTCAACATATCAAGCAAGGCCAAGCGTTTGCCTCTGATTCTCAGGATAACTCACTTCTAGTGAAAAGTCGGTACAGCGCATCGGTTTCAAAGAAGGGGTCTACGTGGAGAATTGAACGATTGGATATTGTGCCACTGTGGAGCAAGGGCAACTCGAGTGTGCTGGAGCAATGAGTGAAGTGAAACTGTTTGTCGCCTGTATGAATGACTGACATGATGGCGTGAAATCAAATACAGCCAGCTTGGCACCTAGACTTGAGGTCTAGCAGACTCATAGCTTTCGAGAAGCAAGGGCGACATCCAAAAGTCTGAGCGAAGAATATGAAAGCAGCTGCATTCTCCTTTAAACACTAAAAGCATAAAAATTGTCTTTTATGCTTAAATATTGTGCTTAATTCTTCCGCGTAGGTGTCCGCTATTATCCCCCCAATCGTTTGCGCGCGCGCCGTCCCGCAGATTCGGGATCCGAGGCTCATAAAGTGTCCCAGAATGTCGGTACGGACGTCATTAATTCTCTAGTTGCCTTTCTGACTCTCAAAGCGGATTAGATAAAAGAAGTGAACCTACGAATACTGATGGTGTATGCAATAAAGATGCCCTTTCTTTATAATTCGCTACTCGTTTTTTAAGTACTGCTCTACATTACTTCACTTGGTGCGGCAGATGCCTCAAGTTGCTTCCTCTACATGCCATGTGGATAGAGGCCTTGCTGGAGCAACTGGCCAGCTCTTTGTTTACTCTCTCGACTACACGCGAACCCGACTGGCGAATGACGCAAAGAAAGGAGGGCAGCGCAAATTCAGCGGCTTCATCGACGTATATCGAAAGACATTGGCATCAGATGGCATCGTTGGTCTCTACCCCGGCTTCTTCCCTTCTGTGTTTGGCGCCGTTGTTTACCGTGGTCTTTACTTTGGCATGCATGACTCTTTTAAACCACTTGTTCTGGTGGGAGCTCCAGAGAACAAtttttggcctctttctGCCTAGGCTATCTTGTCACCACGGCGGCGGGTATCACTGCCTACCCCCTCGACACAATTAGGCGGCGCATGATGATGACTTCAGGAGTAGTCAAGTACAAAAGCTCTTTCCATGCAGGCAAACAAATTGTTGCCAGCAATGGGGTGCGTGCTCTCTTTAATGACGCTGGAGCTAATATTCTACGCGGCAtcgctggtgctggcgcgTTGTCGATCTGCGAGCAACTACAATTAATTCTTTTCGGGAAAAGGTTCAGTCAATGTCGTGTTAGAACTAATTTGAAAATTTATAATGATGATGTGTGAAGGGGAGATTAgataaataatatatacaGATTGACCAAAGAGATTATCTTGAGCTAAACTTCTAAATACATCGCATACAAGGTCTTTAGCCTGCATTCTGAAGCAAGGTAGAATAGTGGCTTTGTGATTTAGAGATTCTGGTATATGGGTAACTTCCATCCCTGCGTGTTCTCCTGCAGAATCCAGTTTCCAATATTGACTCCAAACAGAGAAGCTAAACCAAGGAGCAGGTTGACCATAGCAACAGCAAGAGACGACGATACCATCTTATTCCAAAAGACAGTATTGTCACCGATTCCATCGGTCACCAGCTCGATGAAGGGTCGAAATTTGTCGTCATAGGCTTTAAGTGCCACATCGAGTCCCTCCGTAGGCTTTTGACTCCTGTCCTTTGCATTTCCGCAACAACGGCTGATTTCACCAGCCAAGACGTAAGCTCCTACAAGGCCGGAGGTAGTGCCCATGCCTGTAAGTGGTGAGGGACAGTAcgcagcatcgccaacaaGAGCTACATTACCGTCAAACCAAGAGTCGAGTTTGACCAAGCCCAGACGCTCACAGTAAAAGTTTTTGGAATCGTACATGTCTTGTAGGATACTCTTTGCGCTccatccagcatcttggaaAACCTCCGCCAaagccttcttttgctcttcgaCGCCGGCTCGGTGAGCCTTTTTCATTCGTTCCGACTCGGTATTGCAGGGCAGATAGATTTGGATCTCATCCGGAGTGTGTCTTCGAGTCATGATGGCGCGTCGTCTAGTTGCCAGATAAAACGTGCAGTTATActcctctcctttctcaaTAGGACGAGGTATTGTAAAATAGGCTGTATAAGCACCCTTTACTGGACGTAGTGCATCTTGAACACCTGGGCCTAGCATTAATTTGCGAGTGTTTGAGCCCATGCCGTCGGCACCAACTACGAAATCGAAATGTTCCGTTTTGCCATCGGAGAAGTGAACTTCAACCAAATTGTGCTTCTGTTTGAAGCTTTCAATCGAAGTTCCGAAACGGAAAGTGACCTTTTCTTTAATGGCGTCATGCATGAGTTGACAGAGGTCACCTCTCATGATTTCATATTGGGTGGTAAAGCTCTGTCGTCCTTTACCCGAGTTGTTCACTCCAAAGTAGGCGCGTCGTCTGTTTGCGCTGTCGACTATAAGCATTCCTTGCTCCGGTACGGACTTTGCGCGGAAAGCTTCGTCGAATCCCATGAGCTTTAAGACTTCAATTCCGGGGCCGCGTAGGTCTACTTGGAGACCAGTAGTTCGGAGTTCAGGGAAACGCTCAATGACAGTGACATCGTGGCCTAGTTTCGAGAGCCAGTAAGCGAGGGCATTGCCAGTAATACCCGCGCCGCTGATTAACACCTTCATTTGTGCCATTGGGATTATGTGGAATCAGAGCTGAAAAGACGTAAGAGTGTGTATGCTTTTGGTGAGTGTCCTATGCTGACGCTTTGCTGTCGAAGTGAAAGTGATGTTGTGAACTGATGATGTCGACTGAAGAAATAGAAGGGAAGGAGAtgcacatatatatatcttatatttgCTCATATATTCACCATCTCGGTATTTTGCAACTGGAATATGTCCGCCACTGTCGTCTCGGCCGAGCGAGCGATCGTTACAACATCGCAGTCTCCTCGCCCAACCCCCTTTTCATCAATACCGCTCATGATTCAGTCATTATGCGATGGAGTTCTTGTGCATGAATACTGCTACGTTCCGTTTCTTTAAATAGGAAATAATTCCGCTTCTCCATAGCTCTATTATCGACTGGAGCAATGTCACGCGACTCTCGTTTTGTAAGAGTACATTGAAACATCCAGTTTATTGTATAAATACACCCCAATAGCATCTCGATCTAGCGTTTCTATACAATGGCTTTTACTTCAGAAAAATGGCAGTCTACCATAGCCCACCACTAgtagagagaaagaagagagtaaAAATGTTAAAATTGAAAGGCTTATGCAACGCTTGATTTCATTATACCGTGCTGCGCAAATTTATCGCAATGCTCAGTCTACTTACTATGCCGCCGCCCCTTTGTTTCCACCATGTCATGATCATACATGAAAAACAATTGTGGTTCTCGGGAATGACTTGTACTATTTTTTGACCTATCCACTCTACGGTACTTCTCCACGGCTCGAAAAACCACATTCAGTTTCATAAACATAAAGTCCAACTATTCCAACAGATATGAGCTGTATCAGCGGTCTAGGCCAGGTCCAATGGAGAGAGATATGGGAGGCTGGACAAAAGCATTCCCTACATTCTCTTAGAGCCCAAGGAACATATGACAGAACTTCAATTTGAGTAGTATCGTTTGCTGGCTCGAACAGTAGAGAATTACAAGATGTTAGCATGTTTCTTTTGAAAGAAATGCTGTCTCGAAATCATAGACAAAAGTTATTCACTGCGTCACTCAGCCTTGGGACTCTTGAAGTTGTTATTGCACAATAGACCGCTAATCTCAATCATAGGGGGGCCCGGTTTCAGCGCTCTAGATCAATTTCATGTTTCTATAGTCATACACAGCATAGTAGTAGGATCCATATATCCCAGCGACTACTCTATTCCATAACCCAAACTATATTGAGTAGCAGTACACGAGGGTCCGGCAATTCCGACTCACCAACCGTTGACGTGTCATAAACGGCATGTGAACAAGGATCGCCCGAGCCTCTGTTGTTGTTTCCGGAGATCATGCACTCGGGACCCATGAGCCGGGATTGACTCGGATTTTAAATCTCAGTTACACTTGGCGTATTTGACATGTCATTTATATGAATACGGAAGCATATACAAGTAATGTCTCATCACACAGAAATAGTATTTACGGACTATCTTGTTGTGATAAATTTGGACCCTACATACAAATTGCAGGCTTGGGTCGGATTAGACAGGTCGGTGCCTTTAACCCCCATACAAGTGGATGAGGTCGCAGCAAGGACATGGCCGCCGCATAGGTTACTCTGATGATACTTGAGCCCGTGATGCAAACATGAGACATTGGAGAGGGCCCGCTGTTGTGTTAGGGCCATATTGCCCATTGGATGGGGAAGCGCCAGCTACGTCTCGGCGGTATCGCAAAAGGAAACATTGGATTTAGCTCAGGAGACAGTCTTATTAGTTACATTCGACAAATACAAGTGACAGTGCAGTAAAACAAGGGTTACAGGACGCGTTAATGCAAGGAAGAAAAATTGTGTAAACGAGGCTCGGCCAATTCAGCTCGGATACGAGAGGTTCACCGAGACAACCTCCAAGGTTTCGTCCGACAagctctctctttcttggcatCGTTCCGATGAAGCTCATGATGTACCGAAGTAGAATTGAAGTACTACTTTGAAGAATCAGTGAAAAAATACCGTGGATACTATTTCTGATACACCGTAATACAAGTAAGCACTGTAGGATGATAGCTGCAGCATCCTGGCAATTTCCCTCACACCCATTTATCTACCATGGACTATCACCTGTTGTGTCTAAGCAGCATGGAATGGTGCGAAACGCCAAATATTGGTACAACCCTGACGTGCTCAAAACCCGTCTTAGTATACAGCGGCTTTCCGGCAGGCGTCGCAAGCAGGTAGCAATCCTTCTTGTCGCCTGCTGCTCGACTGATGCCCCAGTCCAAGAGGATCTTCCCGATCCCCttccgctgctgctgcggatCCACCCCGAGGTAATCAAGATCTTAGCGGGAAGAGACTCATGTTAGTTGACCCGTTTTTTGGTAACTTCTGGACTATTCACCGGAGAGTTCAGGGGGGGGCCGGGAAGTAACTTACGCCAGACATCCTTGATGCCTCTTTCTCCGAACATCTCCTGGTGGTCGGACGAGACAATTGCACGCAGCTCTGCAAACGCCTCCTGGTCAAAACAgggcggcggtggctcttgagcgctgggctggggctgATTGGACGCCTTTTCGGAGTACACGTCCCAGAGCGCAAAGCCCACCACCTGGTCGTTTAAGGAGTCGTCGACCGCTACGACCATGAGTGCATGTGGGGAGGACAGGCTTGCCGTCTTTTTTGCATATCTCCATGAAACTATGTCATTATCTAACGTAGCATCTTGTTGTTGGGCAGGGAATATCCGCGCTGAAATGATGTCTGTTTTGGGATGAAAGGCTGCAGCCGCAATGCGAGCAATGGCGGGGAGGTCGTCCTTGGTGGACTCGCGCACACGTATCGCCATattgaaaagaagagtaaagagtgtcaaagatggcagaTAATGTAAAGCATCGAGAAGTATCAGATACCAGGAGAGGACATATACATGATCATGATATACATGGACGCAGTGTCAAAGAGTCATAGGCGAATGAGTATGCCGACGCTAGGCTTTCGCCCAAAGTGTCAATGTCAAGCAAAGGGCGACAAAGTGGGCTTTCGTAGATCCATCTTTTCACGTGTACTGGATGGAATTTTTAGATATGATTAGAAGAGAAACGGAATTAATAATCACGAATGCTCATAAGAGAGCAATTGCATTTGTTTCGGGGACACTCATTGAATTCTACTCGATATTTTAACGGCTCTCGGTTTTCGGCGTCACTAGCATGCAGCTAACACTACCACCACTTCCGGTAATAGAAGAGCAACGTAATAACCGGGCGGACAACAGATTTATATAGAATCTAACGAGCCTAAATAAAACCTCATAGAAGTTCCCAGCTACTCATCCAGGGTCTGACGCTATTAGTTGATTACAGAGATCAGACGTCCATACAGACTTGTAATTAGCCTCAAGATGTAGGGTAAATACGCAGATGGTCAACTGCCGCTCAAAATACCAAAAATGAGTGAGAGCTCCCCCCCTTACTAAGCGGAAATAAAACTCGAGCTAAGCGGTTGGCGCTATCTTAGAGACATCCGAGTTTCTGGGGCCGGTGGAACAGATACATGTCAAATTGTAGGTTGTATAATATGCTGTTAGCCGGCTCAAGGAGACTACGAATACAACAATCTGTTAAAGGAATAGAATCCCGCCTCGAGTTTCTGCAAGTCTAATATGGAATCTCCATGGCGCTGGATTTCAAAGTGCTTACTGGCGGGTACCGGGAATTGCTCTTTATCCCGAGAACTAGCGCATTGTGCCTGGCTGCGGCTCTTCGCTCCTTCGGCGTGCAACTTTAATGTTGTCTGTCAAACTAGAGCGTGTTGGAACGCATCGTCATAATGAGGAGCTCATCTTGTGCTTCCTTCCATTGCTGAATCCTCCATCTACGTATAGGGAACAAGCCATCTGTTTCACTGTTCCAGCAAATTGTTCATGACCGGGATTAGCAAATGGGAAAAGTACAGACTAACGGCATGGACAAACTTAGTCATCCGAAGCCGCTGACCGTCTCGCGGTTCGGACTCTTGTCTGGTAAGATCAGCCAAGAGGCATATACGAGTAAGAATTTTTAACACCCTGAGGCATCAACTCATCACCTCTtcttaaaaaagaaaggacagagaagagaacaCCAAAGGGAATGATACAAGGGAAGAAACAAGCGGCATATTTTCCATCATGATACAAAAGAGCGCCTGTCTTTCGTGCCGTACGGCCAAAATTCGCTGCGTGCTGGATACCTTTGCCCAGCATGGCAAATGCAAGCGGTgcttcaacgccaacaacGAATGCGTGTTCAGCACCATTGCGCCTAGGcaacgaagaaaaagaactgATACGCGTGTAACGGTATTGGAGAAGCGGCTCTCAGAGCTGCAAGCAGCGGTGGATCTGCAAAGACCGGCGCAGGACGATGGTGGCGCGACGCATGTCACCGCCAGCGAGATTGCGCTTGCGCCACCGCCAGGATATCGCGATGAGAATAGGACAGCAATTGGGGCCGAAAGATGTCCGcttgaagcagaagatgaaaacTCATTTCACGATTCCCGGTACCAGCCATCTTTGGAGAGGCTTTTTGCTTCAGGATTGCTGTCAACGGACGCCGCCATACGTCTTTTCAACGACTTCATCAATAATGCCTTACCGCAATATCCCATCTTGACATTATCCCGAGCCGAGAATTTTGATTGGTTCAGAGCACACCAGCCTACGTTACTCCTTGCCATTATCGCTGCTGCCTGCAGAGCATCCAACCCATGCCTCTTCCGAAAGCTCAGTGTCCATTTACGAGGGGACCTATCAGAGCAGGTCATGGTCCAGGGGAACAGATCTATCGAACTGGTCCAGGCCATTCTGGTCATGGTGGAGTGGTACGATGTGCCTGAGGACCTGAGACGCCTAAACTTCTACGCATGGATCCAGACCGCAGGCCTCATGGTACGCGAGCTGGGCCTTTGGCCGTGGAGCGAGGACACCGATTCATCTGCGGACCTTACTATGGCTCAGTGGCGCATCTCTTTTGCGACGTATCTACCCTTGTCAACGTAAGCAACTGAAACACGACCTCTCcctatttctttctttgcttctttttgtttgtcaTTTGTAAACGAGATTGCTAATGGATGAGCTAGTGCTGCTGTCAGCCTACGCCGACCCATGCCTTTAGTATGGACTGAGAGCATGCGAAATGGTGTGGGTGCCTTTGAGAAGAATAGTGTGCTCGATAATGACAAACGATTGGCTGCATGGGTAAGGTTGCAGATGATAGCGGAAGAGGTCGAGGCTCTGAGGGCCAAGGCATCATTGGTGGCCAAGGTGCAAGGCGAAGCTGATCCTTCCGGCCTCGTTGACCAGCATACTCTGTCGTCTCTTGAAAGCAGGTTTAGTAGATGGCGAGACGATTCTCAGCTTGTCTTCAACGGTAAGCTGACTTGAATATTCCGTATGTACTATCGTGTGGCTGTCGGCTGACTCGTATCATGCTGCGTAGGCTCACTCCGCATGCACTTCTTTTACTGCCGCATCAAGTTTTACGAGCTGGCTGTGACCTGCAGCCCATTCCGGTCAGCATCACACCCAAAGACATGGCCACCGTCCTTGGCAATTGCTGGGGATATGACTTACGTTCGAACAATCATGTCTTTGATACAGTCCAGCCACTCCGCTCTGGACACGCTGGTGCTCTTCGACACGGCAACGTACCGCTGTTGTCCCACCGTCGTTAGTATACGGCCTCTCTACGCATTACAAGAGTTATTCACCATATGGAAGGCTGTTCGTAACCGCCAGGGATACCTATCTGAGTTTGTGACTGAGGAGGTGCTGGCCCTGAAATTCTACGCCAGACAGACGGAAGATTTTTTCAAACAGGTAGTAGGGGTAGAAGGATTTGATGTTCCCcggatggcgttgaagacgcTGCCTAATCTTTTGTTCTCTCTGGACGATATTAAAAACCACGAGAGACTGCgccaagcacagcagccggAACGTGTCAGCCAGAATAATTCACCCCGAGCTACAACCGAGTCGCCAAGCCCGTCGGCCAATGACCTCGAAGTAATATTGATTATTGACTTGGGCGAGATCCAAGCGCCTTCGGAGAGTCAGAGTCGAGACCGGGTCCAGGATGATACAAGAATGGATGCAGCCCTGCAGTGGCCAGCTACGGAGCCTGCTAACGACGGCTTCAACGTTACGCTGGAGGATACGCTTTTGGCGCCCGAGCTGGGGACGCTGATGGCGCCAGATTCGGTGTTGGACCCAGACTGGCTGTTTTCCGAGTGAGTTCGGATACCTGCGCGTGGCTACACGTAATAGAAACTATTGaattagaaaaagaaacgcaGGGCGTCAATTGATGCTTGTATGTTGAAATACAAGCATCAATGCAAGGAAGTTCAGATGAGGAATAGACGCAGAAATAGGACGAAATTGGACCACCATGCCGGCGAATCAAACTCCATTCATCaacatttccatcttcctttCCTTGCTTTTTGTGCTCCTTTTCAGCTGGGCTGGGCATGCCAACGCCTACGCGAAAAGCGTTCAAAAGGTCACTGGAGGGGCTTGATGTGTGTACTTGCAAGTCAAGAAAAGCCTGCCCGGTCATGCAGTGAAACCCTGTAATGTTTGCAACCCAAGCAGGGATTGGGTGGTTTAAGTGAGGCTGCAATCAGAGAAAGCAAACGCCACCGAACAAGGGCCCTATCGGCGAAATTTGTATCGGGTGGCAAACGACTTGGGATTTGTTTCGGGTTCTTGCTCTTTcggcctctcttttcttgtttatgGGTGGAGTAGCGTTGCATCTTGATTGTAACGAATGAAAAGCTACAACTGCCGAGCTGTCAATGCACTTGGACCGCCGGTagattttaattttaaacTGGCTAGGTGAGCTGAAATACCGATGCTAGTGCCCCGAAAAGTGAAAGATAGAAACAGGTAGTAGACTACATGCAGCTTCAGATGGgtagctacatgtaggtatatGCCGGGTCTGCTAGACAGTGATCTCTTGTTGCCTCTTCGGGAACTGCTAGGAAACAAACAGGTTTAGCCAGTGGGTAAGACGTTGACCCGAGGTTCAGGACAGCACAAGCAAAACGCTGCCGGCATCGCCAATCTACCCGTGATTTGAGCGAAAGATGGCCAATGGTGCCGGCGTGCTGCGGCTGAAAGCAGGGGGGTAATATTTCTACTGTGTACATGGCCAGGGTCGGAGGCTGTCTTGGGTTTTGGGGGCCTGTTTAAGCAGCGACGCCAGCCAGGTTGGTGGTTCTAACGGGTGAGGTGAGACAGTTTGGAGGGGATTATTGGAGGTCCTGAGTGCCATCCATGGGATGAGACAGATGAGCAGGCGGATGCTGACAATTAGATTGCTTGCGCCTCAGTTTTACAGTGGTGATTTTGTGGCTTGATGCAGTATCACATCCTCCTTGCTCCAAGACAGATGGATAGATGATCGACACAGCCGTCTCTCTAAATAAGTCTACGCGCTATTCGCGTTGCCCAGCTGTAGAGCAAAATCTGTTAGCACTCGTACTGGTGTCCGGGAAATTGTAGCGGAAAATATAGCGCCCTCTCGTCACAGACTTTACGAGGCACTCGCTATTCGGCGTACACAGTGCGTCTCTAATTCCGAGAGCGCATCTCATCTTGATAAGGGTCCACTGTGCGGGGTAGCTGCAACGGCCGCTAAGCCACTTCTAAATGCCTATGGCCAATCACATACGCAAATGTCAACACCCACGTGACCCACCGCTCGGCCAAGACTCTTTCAGCTGCCCCACCGCGGCCACAATGGCTGCCAGATCCCTTCGCCGTTTTGAGATCTCCATCTGCGATTCTGCTTTTCGGTCCTGGCCCATCGGCACCGTTTGATTGCCGCTTTGGCAGGGTGGGAGGCTGtgattttctcttttttcctcttcagcttatggttcatcttttctctctttttttccttttttcttttggtttGGCATACCCCTTTATTTCCAAGACACTGTCTTTTCTA is a window encoding:
- a CDS encoding uncharacterized protein (EggNog:ENOG41), whose product is MEHATAILARQAAIDALLRYVDGLDRADEAQLESAFTEDATLDLSALSSLGKTFGAIHGLDSISAVCMAAVGKALETTHSLTNILVKLNDENDNAIVTCYCEAQHIKQGQAFASDSQDNSLLVKSRYSASVSKKGSTWRIERLDIVPLWSKGNSSVLEQ
- a CDS encoding uncharacterized protein (EggNog:ENOG41~TransMembrane:1 (n3-11c16/17o378-402i)) gives rise to the protein MKVLISGAGITGNALAYWLSKLGHDVTVIERFPELRTTGLQVDLRGPGIEVLKLMGFDEAFRAKSVPEQGMLIVDSANRRRAYFGVNNSGKGRQSFTTQYEIMRGDLCQLMHDAIKEKVTFRFGTSIESFKQKHNLVEVHFSDGKTEHFDFVVGADGMGSNTRKLMLGPGVQDALRPVKGAYTAYFTIPRPIEKGEEYNCTFYLATRRRAIMTRRHTPDEIQIYLPCNTESERMKKAHRAGVEEQKKALAEVFQDAGWSAKSILQDMYDSKNFYCERLGLVKLDSWFDGNVALVGDAAYCPSPLTGMGTTSGLVGAYVLAGEISRCCGNAKDRSQKPTEGLDVALKAYDDKFRPFIELVTDGIGDNTVFWNKMVSSSLAVAMVNLLLGLASLFGVNIGNWILQENTQGWKLPIYQNL
- a CDS encoding uncharacterized protein (EggNog:ENOG41) translates to MAIRVRESTKDDLPAIARIAAAAFHPKTDIISARIFPAQQQDATLDNDIVSWRYAKKTASLSSPHALMVVAVDDSLNDQVVGFALWDVYSEKASNQPQPSAQEPPPPCFDQEAFAELRAIVSSDHQEMFGERGIKDVWHLDYLGVDPQQQRKGIGKILLDWGISRAAGDKKDCYLLATPAGKPLYTKTGFEHVRVVPIFGVSHHSMLLRHNR
- a CDS encoding uncharacterized protein (EggNog:ENOG41); this encodes MIQKSACLSCRTAKIRCVLDTFAQHGKCKRCFNANNECVFSTIAPRQRRKRTDTRVTVLEKRLSELQAAVDLQRPAQDDGGATHVTASEIALAPPPGYRDENRTAIGAERCPLEAEDENSFHDSRYQPSLERLFASGLLSTDAAIRLFNDFINNALPQYPILTLSRAENFDWFRAHQPTLLLAIIAAACRASNPCLFRKLSVHLRGDLSEQVMVQGNRSIELVQAILVMVEWYDVPEDLRRLNFYAWIQTAGLMVRELGLWPWSEDTDSSADLTMAQWRISFATYLPLSTAAVSLRRPMPLVWTESMRNGVGAFEKNSVLDNDKRLAAWVRLQMIAEEVEALRAKASLVAKVQGEADPSGLVDQHTLSSLESRFSRWRDDSQLVFNGSLRMHFFYCRIKFYELAVTCSPFRSASHPKTWPPSLAIAGDMTYVRTIMSLIQSSHSALDTLVLFDTATYRCCPTVVSIRPLYALQELFTIWKAVRNRQGYLSEFVTEEVLALKFYARQTEDFFKQVVGVEGFDVPRMALKTLPNLLFSLDDIKNHERLRQAQQPERVSQNNSPRATTESPSPSANDLEVILIIDLGEIQAPSESQSRDRVQDDTRMDAALQWPATEPANDGFNVTLEDTLLAPELGTLMAPDSVLDPDWLFSE